From the Lampris incognitus isolate fLamInc1 chromosome 6, fLamInc1.hap2, whole genome shotgun sequence genome, one window contains:
- the LOC130113622 gene encoding galanin receptor 2a produces MAFPNTYGLIFACTCGVILGIGFCANLLVFSLFAKYNTFRKNRLDILLLSMTLADFLTLLLIPFTLHSAVSHSWPLGDASCKVYQFLLAFSIAASTYSLCAVSMARAMIITNPYQPPNMDIVVIMFILVWALSFFISLPLRIFATKKSLGQSLVNLTFCLPTIHEHHYQVVLSQFVLYYFIPMLVIAFNYARLAVFLHKSPVMSLASARNTRRASVMVFLAAGTFSVCWLPGYVLELCVYLGLYRHGQAWETFYFICTVLQYLHPCVNPVLYVLLSKRYRHRRAAWLFNCNRNRVHPQVNSVTIDSF; encoded by the exons ATG GCTTTTCCCAACACATACGGGCTGATCTTCGCCTGTACGTGCGGGGTCATCCTCGGAATCGGGTTCTGTGCCAACCTGCTGGTCTTCTCCCTATTTGCCAAGTACAACACCTTTCGCAAGAACCGCCTGGACATCCTGCTGCTCAGCATGACGCTCGCCGACTTCCTCACCCTCCTCCTCATCCCCTTCACCCTGCACTCTGCCGTCAGCCACTCCTGGCCCCTGGGGGATGCTTCCTGCAAAGTCTATCAGTTCCTCTTGGCTTTCAGCATAGCGGCCAGCACCTACTCCCTGTGTGCCGTGTCCATGGCCCGCGCCATGATCATCACCAACCCGTACCAGCCACCCAACATGGACATCGTGGTTATCATGTTTATCCTAGTCTGGGCACTCAGCTTCTTCATCAGCCTGCCTCTGCGCATCTTCGCCACCAAGAAGAGCCTGGGCCAGAGTCTGGTGAATCTTACCTTCTGCTTGCCGACCATCCACGAGCACCACTACCAAGTGGTTCTGAGTCAGTTTGTTCTCTATTACTTCATCCCCATGCTGGTGATCGCCTTCAACTACGCCCGCCTCGCTGTCTTTCTCCACAAAAGCCCAGTTATGTCTTTGGCCAGTGCCAGGAACACCCGCCGAGCCTCTGTCATGGTGTTCTTAGCGGCAGGGACCTTCTCTGTgtgctggctgcctggctatgtGCTAGAACTGTGTGTGTACCTTGGCCTGTACCGCCATGGCCAGGCCTGGGAGACGTTCTACTTCATCTGCACCGTGCTCCAGTACCTTCACCCCTGTGTCAACCCGGTTCTCTATGTTCTGCTGTCCAAGCGCTACCGCCACAGGAGGGCAGCCTGGCTCTTCAACTGTAACAGGAACCGGGTGCACCCGCAGGTCAACAGCGTCACAATAGACAGCTTTTAA
- the LOC130114007 gene encoding parathyroid hormone-related protein-like — MCSIGMLHQWSLAVFLLCSPVTLYGKPIDALSHRTKRSVSHAQLMHDKGRSLQEFKRRTWLQQLLDEVHTADEQASPHQSGGSSHTLGGGALRQKPAGGTKNLPVRFRMDREGATLPQETNKALAYKDQPLKVATKRKKKVRLGRRKESDKKRRKARSLVANETQRTKHPG, encoded by the exons ATGTGCTCTATCGGCATGCTCCATCAGTGGAGTCTTGCTGTATTCTTGCTGTGCTCCCCGGTAACTCTTTATGGGAAGCCAATTGATGCACTTAGTCACAGAAC GAAGCGGTCAGTGAGCCATGCCCAGCTGATGCACGACAAGGGCCGCTCCTTGCAGGAGTTCAAGCGGCGCACGTGGCTACAGCAGCTGCTGGATGAGGTGCACACGGCAGATGAACAAGCCTCACCCCACCAGAGTGGTGGCAGCAGCCACACCCTCGGTGGGGGCGCCCTGCGTCAAAAGCCCGCCGGGGGCACCAAGAATCTCCCGGTTAGGTTTCGGATGGACAGGGAGGGTGCTACCCTGCCGCAGGAGACCAACAAGGCCCTGGCCTATAAGGACCAGCCACTCAAGGTGGCCaccaagaggaaaaaaaaggttagGCTGGGCCGGCGAAAGGAGAGCGACAAGAAGCGGAGGAAGGCGCGTTCCCTGGTGGCGAATGAGACACAAAGGACAAAACATCCCGGTTGA